A single genomic interval of Shewanella psychropiezotolerans harbors:
- a CDS encoding TRAP transporter small permease, translated as MNRLFSHFEEGFLNLLITSMTLLVFIEVIARFFFNTGFLWIQELTLTICAWFVLFGMSYGVKVGAHIGVDAFVTKLPKGGRKIAGLIATTICLIYCVMFLKGSWDYLLKMYEIGIPMEDLDLPNLLIKNLDPDFAWDTLRIDVEEPAVPLWLSQSILILGFGLLFLRFFELFIAIVKNKTEGFTLADEAEDSMHLVDTVKEALGLDEDNKAEADKRQNVIQSPNDKDEK; from the coding sequence ATGAACCGTTTATTTTCTCATTTCGAGGAGGGATTTCTTAACCTGTTGATCACCTCGATGACGCTACTGGTATTTATTGAGGTGATAGCACGTTTTTTCTTCAATACCGGATTTCTCTGGATACAGGAGCTAACACTCACGATTTGTGCCTGGTTTGTCCTCTTTGGCATGTCCTATGGCGTTAAAGTGGGCGCTCACATAGGTGTAGATGCGTTTGTGACTAAGCTTCCCAAAGGAGGAAGAAAAATTGCTGGCTTGATTGCCACCACCATTTGTCTAATTTACTGCGTTATGTTTCTCAAAGGCAGCTGGGATTACCTGCTTAAGATGTACGAAATCGGGATCCCTATGGAAGACCTCGACTTACCTAATCTACTCATCAAAAATTTGGATCCGGATTTCGCCTGGGACACCTTGCGTATCGACGTAGAGGAGCCAGCCGTGCCTCTGTGGTTATCCCAAAGCATTTTAATATTGGGTTTTGGATTACTATTTCTGCGTTTTTTTGAGCTCTTCATCGCCATAGTAAAAAACAAGACCGAAGGCTTTACCTTAGCCGATGAGGCAGAAGACAGTATGCATCTTGTTGACACTGTCAAGGAGGCGCTCGGACTCGATGAAGACAATAAAGCCGAAGCGGATAAACGACAAAATGTGATTCAAAGTCCTAATGATAAGGATGAAAAATAA
- a CDS encoding TRAP transporter substrate-binding protein, protein MTSQSSAKLQPLKILSTLITVASLLTSSIHALAAPVEIKFSHVVAKNTPKGQMALKFKELVEQRLPGEYQVNVFPNSQLFGDNNEISALLLNDIQFVAPSLSKFERYTKKLQLFDLPFLFENMDSVDRFQQSDAGLKLLNAMKRKGIVGLGYLHNGMKQFSASSPLVVPADARGKKFRIMASDVLAAQFLTLDAIPVKKPFSEVFTLLQTRAIDGQENTWSNIYSKKFFEVQGYITESNHGVLDYMVVTSNTFWKSLPDDKREIIKSSLDEAIAFGNQIAAAKVKKDRESIITSKRSKVIELTPEQRNLWVESMRPVWSQFEAKIGKDLIQAAVESNKQ, encoded by the coding sequence ATGACAAGTCAGTCAAGTGCCAAACTACAACCACTAAAAATACTGTCAACACTAATCACAGTCGCGAGCCTGTTAACCAGTAGCATTCATGCTCTAGCAGCCCCCGTTGAAATTAAGTTTTCACATGTGGTAGCTAAAAATACCCCTAAAGGCCAGATGGCACTCAAGTTTAAGGAACTCGTTGAACAAAGACTCCCCGGTGAATACCAGGTAAATGTATTCCCTAACTCTCAGCTATTTGGCGACAATAACGAAATTTCAGCCCTACTACTCAATGATATTCAGTTTGTTGCTCCCTCTCTGTCTAAGTTCGAGCGATATACCAAGAAACTACAACTGTTCGACCTGCCCTTCCTGTTTGAAAATATGGATTCAGTTGACCGTTTCCAGCAGAGTGATGCGGGTCTGAAACTGCTTAATGCCATGAAGAGAAAAGGCATAGTCGGATTAGGTTACCTACATAATGGTATGAAACAATTCTCAGCTAGCAGCCCATTGGTAGTCCCAGCTGATGCACGTGGTAAGAAGTTTAGGATCATGGCATCAGATGTATTAGCCGCACAATTTTTAACCTTGGATGCCATTCCAGTAAAGAAACCCTTCTCAGAGGTTTTTACCTTACTACAAACACGTGCAATCGATGGACAGGAGAATACCTGGTCTAATATCTATTCCAAAAAATTCTTCGAAGTTCAAGGATATATCACAGAAAGTAACCACGGCGTTCTCGACTATATGGTTGTCACCTCTAACACTTTCTGGAAAAGCCTACCCGATGACAAGCGTGAAATCATCAAGTCTTCACTCGATGAAGCTATCGCTTTCGGTAACCAAATTGCCGCAGCGAAAGTCAAAAAGGACAGAGAGTCTATCATCACCTCTAAACGCTCAAAGGTCATTGAGTTAACCCCTGAGCAAAGAAACCTCTGGGTAGAATCGATGAGACCGGTTTGGTCCCAGTTTGAGGCTAAAATTGGCAAAGACCTGATCCAGGCCGCCGTCGAGTCGAACAAACAGTAA
- a CDS encoding MFS transporter has product MSQFQDSQPCLQAINSDSKNEKRSGNKILSITLLVTLISVAGIALPYPILAPLFAEGTSPLTQFLNLPSELLLGIVLGIYPLGIIIGSSVIGAISDNYGRRKLLSLTLLGSAVGYSLTAIAAVSENFLLFCISRLLTGLCEGNISIARAIAADLHPIIDKTRSFSLISSMGYGGYLLGPLAGGYLIMAGIDMVFWVAALACLICALISHFLLPKSLDKRDTNAETGSSLSLLSQPDLRRFFLLYLFLTMGVNLYYEYYPLYLVREFGYLAVDISWATVFLTTCMILTSIFINPIIQRKLDHPHAGLLGIVIFGSALAALPFFIDQTYLITFALMGAGIAIYNGFLPSYLSHSYENRAQGKLMGMLVTIFCLGNLLAALIGGVVSMFDVKWALLLGSSITFTAGIIFYHGHFKAKIWPFTEKQA; this is encoded by the coding sequence ATGAGTCAATTTCAGGACAGCCAGCCGTGCTTACAAGCGATAAATTCGGACTCAAAAAACGAGAAACGGAGTGGCAATAAAATCCTATCAATTACCCTACTGGTCACCTTAATCAGTGTTGCCGGCATAGCCCTACCCTACCCGATATTGGCACCACTGTTTGCTGAAGGGACCTCACCACTAACTCAATTCTTAAATCTACCTTCTGAGTTACTGTTAGGCATAGTGTTAGGGATTTACCCACTAGGAATTATTATCGGCAGTAGCGTTATTGGTGCAATATCAGATAATTACGGCCGTAGAAAATTATTAAGTCTAACCTTATTGGGCAGTGCGGTAGGATATAGTTTAACCGCTATTGCCGCCGTTTCTGAGAATTTTCTCCTCTTCTGTATCTCGCGCTTACTAACAGGCTTATGTGAAGGTAATATTTCTATTGCACGTGCAATTGCAGCCGATCTCCATCCCATCATAGACAAAACACGTAGTTTTTCTCTGATCAGCTCTATGGGATATGGCGGTTACCTTCTCGGTCCCTTGGCTGGGGGATACCTCATTATGGCTGGTATAGATATGGTATTCTGGGTAGCTGCACTCGCCTGTCTAATCTGCGCTCTGATCAGTCATTTCTTACTGCCTAAGAGCCTAGATAAACGCGACACAAATGCCGAGACAGGCTCAAGCCTGTCTCTACTATCGCAACCCGATCTGAGACGTTTCTTTCTGCTCTATCTCTTCTTGACCATGGGGGTCAATCTTTATTATGAGTATTATCCCTTGTATCTGGTAAGAGAGTTTGGCTATCTTGCTGTGGATATCAGCTGGGCAACCGTATTTCTGACTACATGCATGATTCTAACGAGTATTTTTATCAACCCCATCATACAGAGAAAACTAGATCACCCTCATGCGGGTCTGTTGGGAATCGTCATTTTCGGCTCAGCTCTTGCCGCATTACCCTTTTTTATCGATCAAACCTACCTGATCACATTTGCCTTGATGGGTGCCGGCATCGCCATTTACAACGGTTTCCTCCCCTCTTATCTTTCTCACTCCTATGAGAATCGGGCTCAAGGCAAGTTGATGGGCATGCTAGTGACCATTTTCTGCCTGGGGAACTTACTCGCAGCCTTGATAGGCGGTGTGGTTTCTATGTTTGATGTGAAGTGGGCACTGCTATTGGGGTCATCAATTACCTTCACGGCAGGCATCATCTTCTACCATGGACACTTTAAGGCAAAGATTTGGCCCTTTACAGAGAAACAAGCATAA
- the gltX gene encoding glutamate--tRNA ligase, protein MTTKTRFAPSPTGFLHVGGARTALYSWLYARANSGEFVLRIEDTDIERSTPEACQAILDGMEWLGLNWEHGPYYQTKRFDRYNEIIAQMLEKGSAYKCYCSRERIEKMREEQAEKGESQKYDGRCRDLAPRNTDEPFVIRFKNPKEGSVVFDDHVRGRIEIANAELDDLIIARTEGTPTYNFCVVVDDWDMGITCVVRGEDHINNTPRQINILKALGAPIPEYAHVAMILGDDGAKLSKRHGAVGVMQYRDDGFLPEALLNYLVRLGWSHGDQEIFSIDEMKQLFKLEDINKAASAFNTDKLIWLNQHYIKELDPVYVAKQLEWHMTDQSIDISNGPVLSDVVTALAERAKTLKEMAASSRYFFEDFAEFDATAAKKHLRGVAMEPLQLVQKKLAELNEWTLEGIHQAIEDTAAELEVGMGKVGMPLRVAVTGAGMSPAVDLTLFLVGKARCEQRISKAIEFVANRINS, encoded by the coding sequence ATGACAACTAAGACGCGTTTTGCTCCAAGTCCTACCGGTTTTTTACATGTCGGTGGTGCTCGTACTGCTCTTTATTCATGGCTATATGCTCGTGCCAACAGTGGTGAGTTCGTTCTTCGCATTGAAGATACCGACATTGAACGTTCGACACCTGAAGCATGCCAGGCAATTCTCGACGGAATGGAGTGGTTAGGGCTGAATTGGGAACATGGGCCTTATTACCAGACGAAACGTTTCGATCGTTACAATGAGATCATCGCTCAGATGTTAGAAAAGGGCAGTGCTTATAAGTGTTATTGTTCACGTGAGCGCATCGAGAAGATGCGTGAAGAGCAGGCCGAGAAAGGCGAGAGTCAAAAGTATGATGGACGCTGTCGCGATCTGGCTCCCCGAAACACGGATGAGCCTTTTGTTATTCGATTTAAAAACCCGAAAGAGGGCAGTGTAGTATTTGACGATCATGTTCGTGGTCGAATTGAAATCGCTAACGCTGAGCTCGATGATCTCATCATCGCGCGTACAGAAGGAACGCCTACCTATAACTTCTGTGTTGTAGTTGATGATTGGGATATGGGGATCACTTGTGTTGTTCGCGGCGAAGACCATATAAATAACACTCCTCGTCAAATCAACATTCTTAAAGCATTAGGTGCCCCAATTCCTGAATATGCACATGTTGCTATGATTTTAGGTGATGATGGTGCCAAACTTTCTAAGCGTCATGGTGCAGTTGGTGTCATGCAATATCGTGATGATGGCTTCTTGCCTGAAGCGCTACTTAACTATCTAGTGCGCTTAGGTTGGTCACATGGCGATCAAGAGATATTCTCTATCGATGAGATGAAGCAACTCTTTAAGCTAGAAGATATCAATAAGGCCGCTTCGGCATTTAATACCGATAAGTTGATTTGGTTGAATCAACACTACATAAAAGAACTTGATCCAGTTTATGTCGCCAAGCAACTAGAGTGGCACATGACAGATCAAAGTATCGATATCAGTAATGGTCCTGTGTTATCAGATGTGGTCACTGCTTTGGCAGAACGTGCAAAAACATTGAAGGAAATGGCAGCATCGAGTCGTTACTTCTTTGAAGATTTTGCCGAGTTTGATGCGACGGCGGCTAAAAAGCACCTTAGAGGGGTTGCTATGGAGCCGCTGCAACTCGTTCAGAAGAAATTGGCTGAGCTAAATGAGTGGACCTTAGAAGGAATCCATCAAGCAATTGAAGATACAGCTGCTGAATTAGAAGTCGGAATGGGCAAAGTTGGTATGCCTTTACGTGTAGCGGTTACAGGAGCAGGAATGTCTCCCGCTGTTGATTTGACCTTATTCTTGGTTGGAAAGGCTCGTTGCGAGCAAAGAATCTCCAAAGCGATTGAATTTGTAGCAAATAGAATAAATTCCTAA
- a CDS encoding ABC transporter ATP-binding protein, with translation MFKRFESWVDPLPAAEPEQPPQGIYAFCRHYTKGFERPLILMSILTAILAILEVSLFGFMGQLVDLLIANDPDTLFEKEGLKLIGMTILVLVVIPSLVLLHALIVYQGLLGNYPMSIRWLAHRYLLKQSVSFYQNDFAGRIATKVMQTSLAVRETVTKLLDVLVYILVYFTSMLVMIANADLRLMLPMLLWLGLYIGLQLRFLPQLKQISTEQADARSNMTGRIVDSYTNITTVKLFSHTQKEAEYAKGSMQTFLDTVYRQMRLVTGINVSVQIINYLLAFAIAAVSIWLWTTSAITVGAIAIAISLALRLNGMSQWIMWEISSLFENIGTVADGMNTLSKPTEIQDIKDAPKITVEKGAIDFTKVSFHYGENSGVIEKLNLNIKAGEKVGLVGRSGAGKSTLVNLLMRFYDVEKGTIEIDKQNIKHVQQDSLRANIGMVTQDTSLLHRSIRENILYGKPDASDEELMSAIKSAQAYDFIQTLTDAEGNLGLDAQVGERGVKLSGGQRQRIAIARVLLKNAPILLLDEATSALDSEVEAAIQESLYQLMEGKTVIAIAHRLSTIAAMDRLIVLDEGNIIEEGTHQELIHDGGIYAQLWAHQTGGFLGLD, from the coding sequence ATGTTTAAACGATTCGAGTCATGGGTTGACCCCCTCCCCGCAGCCGAGCCGGAGCAACCTCCTCAAGGGATATATGCGTTTTGCCGTCATTACACTAAGGGATTCGAACGCCCGCTAATATTAATGTCCATCCTCACCGCCATTCTCGCCATATTAGAAGTATCATTATTCGGCTTCATGGGTCAGCTTGTCGACTTATTGATAGCCAATGACCCTGATACCTTATTTGAAAAGGAAGGCCTCAAGCTGATCGGGATGACAATATTAGTGTTAGTGGTGATCCCCTCCTTAGTCCTGTTACATGCACTGATAGTTTATCAAGGACTCCTGGGGAACTATCCCATGTCTATCAGGTGGTTAGCCCATAGATATTTACTGAAACAGAGTGTTTCATTTTATCAAAATGATTTTGCGGGTCGTATCGCCACAAAGGTGATGCAAACGTCGTTAGCTGTCAGAGAGACCGTGACTAAACTTTTGGATGTACTCGTGTACATATTAGTTTATTTTACCTCTATGCTGGTTATGATAGCCAATGCAGACCTACGATTGATGCTACCTATGTTGCTCTGGTTAGGCTTGTATATCGGCCTACAGCTCCGGTTTTTACCTCAATTGAAGCAAATATCGACCGAACAGGCCGATGCGCGTTCAAATATGACTGGTCGCATCGTCGACAGCTATACCAATATCACCACAGTGAAGCTGTTTTCCCACACCCAGAAAGAAGCCGAATACGCAAAAGGCAGCATGCAGACGTTTCTGGATACCGTGTATAGACAGATGCGACTCGTCACAGGTATCAATGTCAGTGTGCAGATCATCAACTACCTACTCGCATTTGCCATCGCAGCCGTGTCAATCTGGTTATGGACAACGAGTGCCATCACGGTAGGCGCCATTGCCATTGCCATCAGTCTGGCCTTAAGGTTGAATGGCATGTCCCAGTGGATCATGTGGGAAATAAGTTCCTTGTTCGAAAATATAGGCACAGTTGCCGACGGTATGAATACTTTATCTAAGCCAACTGAGATTCAAGATATAAAGGATGCGCCAAAGATTACTGTCGAAAAAGGCGCCATCGACTTCACCAAAGTCAGCTTTCACTATGGTGAGAATAGCGGTGTGATCGAAAAACTGAACCTCAATATAAAAGCGGGTGAGAAAGTTGGACTAGTCGGTCGCTCTGGCGCTGGAAAATCGACGTTAGTCAACCTGCTGATGCGCTTCTACGATGTAGAAAAAGGCACTATCGAAATTGACAAGCAGAACATCAAACATGTTCAACAAGACTCTCTACGTGCCAACATAGGCATGGTCACGCAAGATACGTCATTGCTACACAGATCGATTCGAGAAAATATTCTCTATGGAAAACCCGATGCCAGCGATGAGGAGCTAATGAGTGCAATTAAGAGTGCACAGGCCTATGACTTCATCCAAACCTTGACGGACGCAGAAGGGAATCTAGGCCTAGATGCTCAAGTGGGTGAACGAGGCGTCAAACTCTCAGGCGGTCAGAGACAACGTATCGCCATTGCACGAGTACTCCTCAAGAATGCACCGATCTTGCTACTGGATGAGGCAACATCGGCACTGGACTCGGAAGTAGAAGCCGCGATACAAGAAAGCTTATACCAGCTAATGGAAGGGAAAACAGTAATAGCTATTGCTCACAGGCTCTCCACCATAGCCGCTATGGATAGATTAATAGTCTTAGATGAAGGCAATATTATTGAAGAAGGCACCCATCAAGAACTGATACACGATGGCGGTATATATGCTCAACTATGGGCGCACCAGACTGGTGGTTTCTTAGGTCTAGATTAA
- a CDS encoding DNA-3-methyladenine glycosylase 2 family protein, with product MSNVLPKLSNESCRKARLSRDPRFDGKFFIGVLTTGIFCRPICPAVAPKEENVRYFDSAVSASSAGLRPCLRCRPDSAPNSSAWKGTRTTLERALTLIEGGVLSGNDGIDIEALSDRLGISSRYLRQIFSDNFGTSPKKYAQFRDLMFAKQLLHQTNLSVTQIAFAAGFNSVRRFNESFKQTLKLTPTALRKTTQKNAKGEKGTDKMAQITDGVMLSLFFAYRPPLNWTRQMAFYRLRMVEKMEWELDGEGYGRCFQFGEAKGYFEVSHQADKNGFKVNIYLASSDHLASLKNITMQIRRLLDLDADMDKIETVLASTAIMTKDMIQGLRLPGTWSVFEAGCRAVLGQQVSIIQATALLNTLVKAYGENVTISGKKVVLFPTPEAIAAASLDELKMPGARKAALKALGLFVSENPGGAVDEWLSIKGIGPWTLAYAKMRGLSDPDILLCSDLVVKKKVLSLYQQGVEPVAHDKQANTLSRVDYSELTDRLTEQASPWGSYLTFQLWNLA from the coding sequence ATGTCGAACGTTTTGCCTAAGTTATCCAATGAGTCATGTAGAAAAGCCAGATTATCCCGTGATCCACGTTTCGATGGGAAATTTTTTATCGGGGTACTCACGACCGGTATTTTTTGTCGGCCAATCTGTCCAGCAGTCGCTCCGAAGGAGGAGAACGTTCGTTATTTTGATTCAGCCGTTAGTGCGTCCAGTGCAGGGCTTAGGCCGTGTCTTCGTTGTCGTCCCGACAGTGCCCCCAACTCCAGTGCCTGGAAAGGTACTCGAACGACATTAGAGCGGGCATTGACCTTGATAGAGGGGGGCGTGCTTTCAGGAAACGATGGCATAGACATTGAGGCATTATCGGATAGGTTGGGTATTTCTAGCCGTTATCTCAGGCAGATTTTTAGCGACAATTTTGGTACGTCGCCTAAAAAATATGCCCAGTTTCGTGATTTAATGTTCGCTAAACAGCTTCTACATCAGACAAATTTAAGTGTCACTCAAATTGCGTTTGCAGCAGGGTTTAACAGTGTCAGGCGATTCAATGAATCATTTAAACAGACGTTAAAGCTCACGCCTACCGCCCTTAGAAAAACGACTCAGAAAAATGCTAAAGGTGAAAAGGGGACAGATAAAATGGCTCAGATAACTGATGGTGTGATGCTATCTCTGTTTTTCGCTTATAGGCCGCCATTGAATTGGACTCGTCAGATGGCATTTTATCGGCTGCGTATGGTTGAAAAAATGGAGTGGGAACTCGATGGAGAAGGTTATGGAAGATGTTTTCAGTTTGGTGAAGCGAAAGGATATTTCGAGGTAAGTCATCAAGCAGACAAAAATGGATTTAAAGTAAATATCTATCTGGCTTCGAGTGATCATCTTGCCAGTTTAAAAAATATCACGATGCAGATCCGTAGGTTGCTAGACTTGGATGCAGATATGGACAAGATTGAAACCGTTTTAGCTTCGACTGCCATCATGACCAAAGACATGATCCAAGGGCTAAGGTTACCAGGGACCTGGTCCGTTTTTGAAGCGGGTTGCCGTGCTGTACTGGGTCAGCAGGTGAGTATTATTCAAGCTACAGCACTGTTAAATACACTGGTCAAAGCCTATGGTGAGAATGTCACTATTTCCGGTAAGAAAGTCGTACTTTTTCCTACACCTGAAGCAATTGCAGCAGCGTCTCTGGATGAGCTTAAAATGCCGGGAGCGCGGAAAGCGGCGCTAAAAGCACTGGGGTTATTTGTCAGTGAGAATCCTGGCGGTGCTGTCGATGAGTGGTTATCGATTAAAGGCATAGGCCCATGGACGCTTGCTTATGCCAAGATGCGTGGCCTAAGTGATCCTGATATTTTATTGTGTTCCGACCTAGTGGTTAAGAAAAAGGTACTATCTCTGTATCAGCAAGGCGTAGAACCCGTCGCCCACGATAAGCAAGCCAATACGTTATCCCGAGTCGATTACAGTGAGCTAACAGATAGGCTTACTGAGCAAGCGTCTCCCTGGGGCAGCTACTTAACGTTTCAATTATGGAATTTAGCATGA
- a CDS encoding methylated-DNA--[protein]-cysteine S-methyltransferase, which produces MEFSMKQLTDVPVFAHFDKESPITSDTIMAKTVTTQVGEIYIKANQFGLSHLSLVEAKLEMNEQTELNQQAFSYLIQTEKELEEYFSGKRQRFSVPLAPKGTEFQKAVWQALLTLDYGTTCCYADIANKINRPKAVRAVGAANGANSIAIIIPCHRVIGKNGSLTGYAYGLEMKKSLLKLENCTGF; this is translated from the coding sequence ATGGAATTTAGCATGAAGCAATTAACGGATGTGCCAGTATTTGCCCATTTCGATAAAGAGTCGCCAATCACCTCAGATACCATTATGGCTAAAACCGTGACAACTCAGGTGGGCGAGATCTACATTAAGGCCAATCAATTTGGTTTATCACATCTGAGCTTAGTTGAAGCTAAGCTGGAGATGAATGAGCAGACAGAACTAAATCAACAAGCTTTCAGCTATTTAATTCAGACTGAAAAGGAGTTAGAGGAATACTTCTCTGGCAAGCGACAGCGCTTTTCAGTTCCGTTAGCGCCAAAGGGGACCGAGTTTCAAAAAGCCGTTTGGCAAGCCTTGTTAACGCTAGATTACGGCACGACCTGTTGTTATGCCGATATTGCCAACAAAATAAACAGACCTAAGGCCGTGAGGGCCGTCGGAGCGGCGAATGGCGCTAACTCCATTGCCATCATCATCCCCTGCCATAGAGTGATAGGGAAAAATGGTAGCTTAACCGGTTATGCTTATGGTCTCGAGATGAAAAAGTCTCTGCTCAAATTGGAAAACTGTACAGGCTTTTAG
- a CDS encoding DEAD/DEAH box helicase has translation MTQAHSPQVKPEITFEQLGLIPELLKRLTLLEYLNPTLVQGKTIPAVLSGRDLLAGAITGSGKTAAFALPMLQKLAKSSANISKGNQVCGLVLVPTRELAQQVAESFKSYGQLIKPRLKIEAVFGGVSANTQMLAMRGGADVLVATPGRLLDLISSNAIKLDDVKTLVLDEADRMLSLGFTEELNQVLALLPKHKQTLLFSATFPEEVKILTDNLLSTPVEIQIQTEEKSTIKQQVYTVNRNRKTALLAHLIKENDWRQVLVFASAKNTCNRLEQKLAKAGIAAQIFHSDKSQGARTKVLEAFKSGETHVLIATDIAARGIDIDKLPVVINYELPRSPVDYMHRIGRSGRAGEAGLALSLISHDEYQHFKVIEKKNKIKLDREQVSGFEADDEAPLDCPSREIKSMAAPEGMGKKKRKKLPKANAEFWTKK, from the coding sequence ATGACCCAAGCACACTCTCCACAAGTTAAGCCTGAAATTACCTTCGAACAACTTGGGTTAATCCCGGAACTGCTCAAACGTTTAACCTTACTCGAGTATCTCAATCCCACTCTAGTCCAAGGGAAAACGATTCCAGCCGTTTTATCGGGTAGAGATCTACTGGCAGGAGCGATTACAGGCTCAGGTAAAACAGCAGCTTTTGCTTTACCTATGCTGCAGAAACTCGCCAAGAGTAGCGCTAATATTTCTAAAGGAAATCAGGTCTGTGGACTTGTTTTAGTACCGACCCGAGAACTTGCTCAACAGGTTGCTGAGAGCTTTAAGAGCTACGGACAATTGATTAAGCCTAGGTTGAAAATAGAGGCCGTATTTGGTGGTGTGTCGGCTAATACCCAAATGTTAGCCATGAGAGGGGGGGCTGATGTTCTCGTTGCAACTCCTGGTCGATTACTCGATCTCATTTCGAGTAACGCCATCAAGCTTGATGATGTGAAAACATTAGTGCTTGATGAAGCGGATCGCATGTTGAGTCTCGGATTCACTGAAGAGCTAAATCAAGTTCTGGCCTTGTTGCCTAAACACAAACAGACCTTGCTTTTTTCAGCCACATTTCCTGAAGAAGTCAAAATCCTTACCGATAATTTATTATCGACTCCAGTCGAAATCCAGATTCAGACTGAGGAAAAATCGACCATTAAACAGCAGGTGTATACGGTTAACCGTAATCGTAAGACAGCCCTGCTCGCACATCTGATTAAAGAGAATGACTGGCGTCAGGTGTTAGTGTTTGCCAGTGCAAAAAACACTTGTAATCGACTCGAGCAAAAGTTGGCCAAGGCTGGTATTGCGGCGCAAATATTTCACAGTGATAAATCACAAGGTGCTAGAACTAAGGTACTTGAGGCGTTTAAAAGTGGCGAGACCCATGTGTTAATCGCCACCGATATCGCTGCTCGTGGTATAGATATCGATAAACTACCTGTGGTGATTAACTATGAGCTGCCCAGAAGCCCAGTTGACTATATGCACCGTATTGGCCGAAGTGGTCGTGCTGGTGAAGCAGGGCTGGCGCTATCACTCATCTCTCATGATGAGTATCAGCATTTTAAGGTCATTGAGAAGAAAAATAAAATCAAGTTAGACCGTGAGCAAGTCAGTGGTTTCGAAGCCGATGATGAGGCGCCCTTAGATTGTCCCTCAAGAGAGATTAAATCTATGGCAGCCCCAGAGGGAATGGGTAAGAAAAAACGTAAGAAATTGCCTAAAGCAAATGCTGAGTTCTGGACTAAAAAATAG
- a CDS encoding dual specificity protein phosphatase family protein, whose product MQHLFWLVEDKIAGRSGPNKEAWDLKEIKRSGIGAVLSVNGGEDCDPQAFIDADLSYACIPFSSNIPPKEEDLALCVEQLPKALAFIRECEANNMPVLIHCRSGKDRTALIMAYYLMENGAAPLHAVSQVRAVRDIAFSAEGWDQFAFDVLYALQD is encoded by the coding sequence ATGCAGCATCTATTTTGGTTAGTTGAAGACAAAATTGCTGGACGCAGTGGACCTAACAAGGAAGCTTGGGATTTAAAGGAAATAAAGCGCTCGGGGATCGGTGCAGTGCTTTCGGTTAATGGTGGTGAAGACTGCGACCCCCAAGCATTTATCGATGCAGACTTATCTTATGCCTGTATTCCATTTTCAAGCAACATCCCTCCAAAGGAAGAAGATTTGGCTTTGTGTGTGGAGCAGTTACCAAAGGCATTAGCGTTCATTCGTGAATGTGAGGCAAACAATATGCCGGTATTGATCCATTGTCGTTCTGGAAAAGACAGAACGGCGTTAATTATGGCTTATTACTTGATGGAAAATGGTGCTGCGCCGTTGCATGCTGTCAGTCAAGTTCGTGCCGTCAGGGATATCGCTTTTAGCGCAGAAGGGTGGGATCAATTTGCATTCGATGTGCTCTATGCATTACAAGATTAA